A DNA window from Methylobacterium sp. NMS14P contains the following coding sequences:
- a CDS encoding glycerate kinase type-2 family protein produces the protein MTETVPPVTDAATRDQRALLDSILTAAIRAAHPDLCLPPHLPEPSPGRLIILAAGKAAGSMSAVASRFYRQKHGLGDDRIVGLAVARHGYGQDAPGIHMVEAGHPVPDEAGISATREALRLATEAGPDDEVLVLLSGGGSANWIAPAGDLTLIEKQAITRAMLRSGAPIGEINTVRKHISRIKGGRLALAARNARRVLTLAISDVPFDDPAVIASGPTVPDPSTLADARAICEKRGIPLPEEAVRLLNDPNNETPKAGDPAFARAEYRIIARPIDALNAAAEAARAAGYEPILLGADLEGEAREVAAEHAAEAKRHKAAGRRVALISGGELTVTIRGEGHGGPNQEYALALAVALDGEPGIFGVSADTDGTDGGRGLATDPAGGLIDPTTLERARTAGLDPAAMLEQNDSTAFFAALGDLVNPGPTCTNVNDCRIILVN, from the coding sequence ATGACCGAGACCGTTCCGCCCGTCACCGACGCGGCCACCCGGGACCAGCGCGCGCTCCTCGACTCGATCCTCACGGCCGCGATCCGCGCCGCCCATCCGGATCTCTGCCTGCCGCCGCACCTGCCGGAGCCGAGCCCGGGCCGCCTGATCATTCTGGCCGCCGGCAAGGCCGCCGGCAGCATGAGCGCCGTGGCGAGCCGCTTCTACCGGCAGAAGCACGGCCTCGGTGACGACCGGATCGTCGGCCTCGCGGTGGCGCGCCACGGCTACGGGCAGGACGCGCCGGGCATCCACATGGTCGAGGCGGGCCACCCGGTCCCCGACGAGGCCGGCATCTCGGCGACGCGGGAGGCGCTGCGGCTCGCCACCGAGGCCGGGCCGGACGACGAGGTGCTGGTGCTGCTCTCGGGCGGCGGCTCGGCCAACTGGATCGCCCCCGCCGGCGACCTGACGCTCATCGAGAAGCAGGCGATCACCCGGGCGATGCTCCGCTCCGGCGCGCCGATCGGCGAGATCAACACGGTGCGCAAGCACATCTCGCGGATCAAGGGCGGCCGGCTCGCCCTGGCGGCCCGCAACGCCCGGCGCGTCCTGACCCTGGCGATCTCCGACGTGCCCTTCGACGATCCCGCGGTGATCGCCTCCGGGCCGACCGTGCCCGATCCGTCGACCCTGGCCGATGCCCGGGCCATCTGCGAGAAGCGCGGCATCCCGCTGCCCGAAGAGGCGGTCCGCCTTCTCAACGACCCGAACAACGAGACGCCGAAGGCCGGCGATCCCGCCTTCGCCCGGGCCGAGTACCGCATCATCGCCCGGCCGATCGACGCCCTCAACGCCGCCGCCGAGGCGGCCCGCGCGGCCGGCTACGAGCCGATCCTGCTCGGCGCCGACCTGGAGGGCGAGGCCCGCGAGGTCGCGGCCGAGCACGCGGCCGAGGCCAAGCGGCACAAGGCGGCCGGCCGGCGCGTCGCGCTGATCTCCGGCGGCGAGCTCACCGTCACCATCCGCGGCGAGGGCCACGGCGGTCCGAACCAGGAATACGCCCTGGCGCTGGCGGTGGCGCTCGACGGCGAGCCCGGCATCTTCGGCGTCAGCGCCGACACCGACGGGACCGACGGCGGGCGGGGCCTCGCCACCGACCCGGCGGGCGGCCTCATCGACCCCACGACCCTGGAGCGGGCGCGGACCGCCGGCCTCGACCCGGCCGCGATGCTGGAGCAGAACGACTCCACCGCCTTCTTCGCGGCCCTCGGCGATCTCGTGAACCCCGGTCCGACCTGCACCAATGTCAACGACTGCCGCATCATCCTCGTCAACTAG
- a CDS encoding DUF1036 domain-containing protein, with protein MSTTAASSSSTRSRVSAAQLLPALTVLGLALLGASPARADLRLCNQTASKVGISLGYRDPQGWVTEGWWDLAPKACETLLKGALAARFYYVFAVDYTRGGEWSGRSLMCTRDSEFTIRGIEDCLARGYDRNGFFEVDTGEQKSWTIQLTDPNRPDAPAKP; from the coding sequence ATGTCAACGACTGCCGCATCATCCTCGTCAACTAGGTCTCGCGTCTCGGCGGCTCAGCTCCTCCCGGCTCTCACGGTCCTCGGCCTCGCGCTCCTCGGCGCGAGCCCCGCCAGGGCGGACCTGCGCCTGTGCAACCAGACCGCCAGCAAGGTCGGGATCTCGCTGGGCTACCGCGACCCCCAGGGCTGGGTGACGGAGGGCTGGTGGGACCTCGCGCCGAAGGCTTGCGAGACGCTGCTCAAGGGCGCGCTGGCGGCGCGGTTCTACTATGTCTTCGCGGTCGACTACACGCGCGGCGGCGAGTGGAGCGGCCGTTCGCTGATGTGCACCCGCGATTCGGAGTTCACGATTCGCGGCATCGAGGATTGTCTCGCCCGCGGCTACGACCGCAACGGCTTCTTCGAAGTCGACACCGGCGAGCAGAAGAGCTGGACCATCCAGCTCACGGATCCGAACCGGCCGGACGCGCCGGCGAAACCGTGA
- the pyk gene encoding pyruvate kinase codes for MKRSRRTKIVATLGPASDSPEMIERLFRAGVDVFRLNMSHLPREKLPEKVEAIRTIEREAKRPIGILVDLQGPKLRLGTFAEGAAMIEAGGTFVLDGDPTPGDAARCHLPHPEILEALEPGHAILLDDGKLRLTVLETSHNRAVTRVEVGGRISNRKGVSLPHTVIPVPAMTDKDRADLDAGLNAGADWIAVSFVQRPEDVAEVKKVCAGRALVMAKIEKPQALARLDEIIEISDGLMVARGDLGVEMPLEQVPGVQKRITRGARRYGKPVVVATQMLESMITAPVPTRAEVSDVATAVYEGADAVMLSAESASGAHPIGAVETMNRIAEQVERDAIYWSIIRAQSATPDETAADAIAAAAHQMVDALSLDAIMAWTNSGSTALRLSRERPNATVIALTPRRETARRLALAWGTHPIVTKDASDVDDMSFRAAKFAVREKFAAVGDRVIVVAGLPFGTPGATNLVRLTFITREHAEKA; via the coding sequence TTGAAACGGTCCCGCCGCACGAAGATCGTCGCCACCCTCGGTCCGGCCTCCGATTCGCCGGAGATGATCGAGCGGCTGTTCCGCGCGGGCGTCGACGTCTTCCGGCTCAACATGAGCCACCTGCCACGCGAGAAGCTCCCCGAGAAGGTGGAGGCGATCCGCACCATCGAGCGCGAGGCCAAGCGGCCGATCGGCATCCTGGTCGACCTGCAGGGGCCGAAGCTGCGGCTCGGCACCTTCGCGGAGGGGGCCGCGATGATCGAGGCCGGCGGCACCTTCGTGCTCGACGGCGACCCGACGCCCGGCGACGCCGCCCGCTGCCACCTGCCGCATCCCGAGATCCTCGAGGCCCTGGAGCCGGGCCACGCCATCCTGCTCGACGACGGCAAGCTGCGGCTGACCGTGCTCGAGACGTCGCACAACCGGGCCGTGACCCGCGTCGAGGTGGGCGGCCGGATCTCGAACCGGAAGGGCGTGTCCCTGCCGCACACCGTGATCCCGGTGCCGGCGATGACCGACAAGGACCGGGCCGACCTCGATGCCGGCCTGAACGCCGGCGCCGACTGGATCGCCGTGTCCTTCGTCCAGCGTCCCGAGGACGTGGCCGAGGTGAAGAAGGTCTGCGCGGGTCGCGCCCTGGTGATGGCCAAGATCGAGAAGCCGCAGGCCCTGGCGCGCCTCGACGAGATCATCGAGATCTCCGACGGTCTGATGGTCGCCCGCGGCGACCTCGGCGTGGAGATGCCCCTGGAGCAGGTCCCGGGCGTGCAGAAGCGCATCACCCGCGGGGCCCGGCGCTACGGCAAGCCGGTGGTCGTGGCGACCCAGATGCTCGAGTCGATGATCACCGCGCCGGTGCCGACCCGCGCCGAGGTCTCCGACGTCGCCACGGCGGTCTACGAGGGGGCCGACGCCGTGATGCTGTCCGCGGAGAGCGCCTCGGGCGCCCACCCGATCGGGGCCGTGGAGACCATGAACCGCATCGCCGAGCAGGTGGAGCGGGACGCGATCTACTGGTCGATCATCCGGGCGCAGAGCGCGACCCCCGACGAGACGGCGGCCGACGCCATCGCGGCGGCGGCGCACCAGATGGTCGACGCGCTGAGCCTCGACGCGATCATGGCCTGGACCAATTCCGGCTCGACGGCGCTGCGGCTGTCGCGCGAGCGCCCGAACGCCACCGTGATCGCCCTGACGCCGCGGCGCGAGACCGCCCGGCGCCTCGCCCTGGCCTGGGGCACGCACCCGATCGTCACGAAGGACGCGAGCGACGTGGACGACATGTCGTTCCGCGCCGCCAAGTTCGCGGTGCGCGAGAAGTTCGCCGCCGTGGGGGACCGGGTGATCGTCGTGGCGGGCCTGCCGTTCGGCACGCCGGGCGCCACCAACCTGGTGCGGCTGACGTTCATCACCCGCGAGCACGCCGAGAAGGCCTGA
- a CDS encoding alpha/beta fold hydrolase: MSRVTAVLLTLLALPLALAGLILAAGALATLVITLRVCAANPPAGPFVAVTGGRLATLQDGPADGPPVVLLHGASANASDPMEGIGRRLAARGFRVIAFDRPGFGWSDRIGGSDAAPPAAQAGLIAEALERLGVGPALVFGHSWAGALALALTLDHPDRVSALALAAPVAMPMPDRMPDLPWYWRLAVTPPVAWLLSRTVGPPIAQHFLPEAARRVFQPQPPWADYPDLARSDLVLRPGTLLANVQDLLGLPRALAAQSPRYGAIRVPTLVISGEADPIVRADTQAVPLARAIPGARLVLLPGIGHMLQYVAADRVTEEVARLAGATGAAGPEPAVAH; encoded by the coding sequence GTGAGCCGGGTGACCGCCGTCCTCCTCACCCTGCTGGCCCTGCCCCTCGCCCTCGCCGGGCTCATCCTCGCGGCCGGCGCGCTGGCGACGCTGGTCATCACCCTGCGGGTCTGCGCCGCCAACCCGCCGGCCGGCCCGTTCGTGGCGGTCACTGGCGGGCGGCTCGCGACCCTGCAGGACGGTCCGGCGGACGGGCCGCCCGTCGTGCTCCTGCACGGCGCCTCGGCCAACGCGTCGGATCCGATGGAGGGGATCGGCCGCCGCCTCGCCGCGCGGGGCTTCCGGGTCATCGCGTTCGACCGGCCCGGCTTCGGCTGGAGTGACCGGATCGGCGGCAGCGATGCCGCGCCCCCCGCCGCGCAGGCTGGCCTGATCGCGGAGGCGCTGGAGCGCTTAGGTGTCGGTCCGGCGCTCGTGTTCGGGCATTCCTGGGCCGGCGCCCTCGCCCTGGCCCTCACCCTGGACCATCCGGACAGGGTGTCGGCCCTCGCCCTCGCGGCGCCGGTGGCGATGCCCATGCCGGACCGGATGCCCGACCTGCCCTGGTACTGGCGGCTCGCCGTGACCCCGCCGGTGGCGTGGCTGCTCAGCCGGACGGTCGGGCCGCCCATCGCGCAACACTTCCTGCCCGAGGCGGCGCGCCGGGTCTTCCAGCCGCAACCGCCGTGGGCGGATTACCCGGACTTGGCGCGGTCGGACCTGGTCCTGCGGCCCGGAACGCTGCTCGCCAACGTCCAGGACCTGCTCGGCCTGCCGCGCGCCCTCGCGGCGCAGAGCCCGCGCTACGGCGCGATCCGTGTGCCCACCCTGGTGATCTCCGGCGAGGCGGACCCGATCGTCCGCGCCGACACGCAGGCGGTGCCGCTGGCCCGCGCGATCCCCGGCGCGCGGCTCGTGCTGCTGCCTGGCATCGGCCACATGCTCCAGTACGTCGCCGCCGATCGCGTCACCGAGGAGGTCGCCCGGCTGGCCGGCGCGACGGGCGCGGCCGGCCCGGAGCCGGCCGTCGCGCACTGA
- a CDS encoding tetratricopeptide repeat protein, which produces MTPTRLLVALVCLSALAVDISAARAAPDSARPGRAAPEAKPAPKPPSLDDLFARLRASEDPAEAKGIARLIERRMAGSGSPTADLLTDRARQAVTAHDFPLAAELMDRVTALEPNWSEGWNRRATVFWLLSDKDDALADLQRALVLEPRHFEAWAAMGRIYESLDDKARALSAFRRARALYPQMEKVGEAINRLTPEVDGRDL; this is translated from the coding sequence ATGACGCCGACCCGCCTCCTCGTCGCCCTGGTCTGCCTGTCGGCCCTCGCCGTGGACATCTCGGCGGCGCGGGCCGCTCCGGACTCCGCGCGTCCCGGCCGCGCCGCCCCCGAGGCGAAGCCGGCGCCCAAGCCGCCGAGCCTCGACGACCTGTTCGCGCGCCTGCGCGCCAGCGAGGATCCGGCGGAGGCCAAGGGTATCGCGCGGCTGATCGAGCGGCGCATGGCCGGGTCGGGCAGCCCGACCGCCGACCTCCTCACCGACCGCGCCCGTCAGGCGGTCACCGCACACGACTTCCCCCTGGCGGCCGAGCTGATGGACCGCGTCACCGCCCTCGAGCCGAACTGGTCGGAGGGCTGGAACCGGCGCGCGACGGTGTTCTGGCTGCTGTCCGACAAGGACGACGCCCTGGCGGACCTGCAGCGGGCCCTGGTGCTGGAGCCGCGCCACTTCGAGGCCTGGGCGGCGATGGGCCGGATCTACGAATCGCTCGACGACAAGGCACGCGCGCTCTCCGCCTTCCGGCGAGCGCGGGCGCTCTATCCGCAGATGGAGAAGGTCGGCGAGGCGATCAACCGCCTCACTCCGGAGGTCGACGGCCGCGACCTGTGA
- the ykgO gene encoding type B 50S ribosomal protein L36 gives MKIRNSLKSLRGRHRDNQLVRRKGRVYVINKTQKRFKARQG, from the coding sequence ATGAAGATCCGCAACTCCCTCAAGTCCCTGCGTGGCCGCCACCGCGACAACCAGCTCGTGCGCCGCAAGGGCCGGGTCTACGTGATCAACAAGACCCAGAAGCGCTTCAAGGCCCGCCAGGGCTGA
- a CDS encoding PAS domain-containing protein produces the protein MLGLPRTKSGSGTTFGAFLDRIHPEDRRRIASIIDDLRRQGGLYIAQYRTVPEPGEVRWVLARGRFILDPQGSVSEAHGIVIDVTECGRDGFLDESAFCATDVAAGGIDRVAEMALALYNAAEDGLPQPGFERLKPLLDVLLHEIGRQLVLAPAVADLDRVH, from the coding sequence ATGCTGGGCCTGCCCAGGACGAAGAGCGGCAGCGGGACGACCTTCGGAGCCTTCCTCGACCGCATCCACCCGGAGGATCGGCGGAGGATCGCGTCGATCATCGACGACCTGCGCCGGCAGGGCGGCCTGTACATTGCGCAGTACCGGACCGTTCCGGAACCCGGCGAGGTCCGCTGGGTCCTCGCGCGCGGCCGCTTCATCCTGGACCCGCAGGGCAGCGTCAGCGAGGCGCACGGGATCGTCATCGACGTGACCGAGTGCGGCCGCGACGGGTTCCTCGACGAGTCCGCCTTCTGCGCGACCGACGTGGCGGCCGGCGGCATCGACCGCGTCGCCGAGATGGCCCTGGCCCTCTACAACGCCGCCGAGGACGGCCTGCCCCAGCCGGGATTCGAGCGCCTGAAGCCGCTGCTCGACGTGCTGCTGCACGAGATCGGTCGGCAGCTCGTGCTCGCGCCGGCCGTCGCGGATCTCGACAGGGTCCACTGA
- a CDS encoding YbhB/YbcL family Raf kinase inhibitor-like protein, producing MLEKIPSAVGEALSSLKAGLDKTASRADFPDVPESVTLSSPAFADGADLPARFTADGAGVSPPLAWSGLPEGTAALVLLVEDAGSPTPRPLVHLIAWSIPPEPTELPEGALPGPGHGGTVQAVGRNSFLRAEWLPPDPPSGHGPHPYLFQVYALRQPLALAEAPGRGALIEAMRGQVLAKGILTGVYHRL from the coding sequence ATGCTCGAGAAGATTCCCAGTGCGGTCGGCGAGGCCCTGTCGAGTCTGAAGGCGGGCCTGGACAAGACGGCCTCCCGCGCGGACTTCCCCGACGTGCCCGAGAGCGTGACCCTGTCGAGCCCGGCCTTCGCCGACGGGGCGGACCTGCCCGCGCGCTTCACGGCCGACGGCGCGGGCGTGTCGCCGCCCCTCGCCTGGAGCGGGCTGCCGGAGGGCACCGCCGCCCTCGTCCTCCTCGTGGAGGATGCGGGCAGCCCGACGCCCCGGCCGCTGGTCCATCTCATCGCCTGGTCGATCCCGCCGGAGCCCACCGAGCTGCCGGAAGGCGCGCTGCCGGGTCCCGGGCACGGGGGCACCGTCCAGGCCGTCGGCCGGAACAGCTTCCTGCGCGCGGAGTGGCTGCCGCCGGATCCGCCCAGCGGCCACGGTCCGCACCCGTACCTCTTCCAGGTCTACGCGCTGCGGCAGCCCCTCGCCCTGGCCGAGGCGCCGGGCCGCGGCGCACTGATCGAGGCCATGCGCGGTCAGGTCCTCGCGAAGGGGATATTGACCGGCGTTTACCATCGCCTCTGA
- the ubiG gene encoding bifunctional 2-polyprenyl-6-hydroxyphenol methylase/3-demethylubiquinol 3-O-methyltransferase UbiG, with translation MDRAATDRVTDGFVDRGEVARFDALAATWWDETGPMRVLHRFNPVRLAYIRDALCRRFGRDPKATFPLDGLMICDVGCGGGVLSEPLARLGARVTGLDPAEQNIAVARAHAEAAGVPVDYRGQTIESVVAGGESFDAVLIMEVVEHVSDMPAFVRTACAAVKPGGMLFGATLNRTLRSFALAIVGAEYVLGWLPRGTHDWEKFVTPDELARAIRSGGLDVTDTVGVAYNPLTDGWRTSRDKAVNYMVAAERSA, from the coding sequence ATGGACAGGGCAGCCACCGACCGGGTCACGGACGGGTTCGTCGACCGCGGCGAGGTTGCGCGCTTCGACGCGCTCGCCGCCACGTGGTGGGATGAGACCGGCCCGATGCGGGTCCTGCACCGGTTCAACCCGGTGCGGCTCGCCTACATCCGCGACGCCCTCTGCCGGCGGTTCGGTCGCGATCCGAAGGCCACCTTCCCCCTCGACGGGCTGATGATCTGCGACGTCGGCTGCGGAGGCGGCGTCCTCTCGGAGCCGCTGGCCCGGCTCGGCGCCCGGGTGACCGGGCTCGATCCGGCCGAGCAGAACATCGCGGTCGCCCGGGCCCATGCCGAGGCGGCGGGCGTGCCGGTGGACTACCGCGGGCAGACCATCGAGTCGGTGGTCGCCGGCGGAGAGAGCTTCGACGCGGTGCTGATCATGGAGGTCGTCGAGCACGTGTCCGACATGCCGGCCTTCGTGCGGACCGCCTGCGCGGCCGTGAAGCCCGGCGGGATGTTGTTCGGGGCCACCCTCAACCGGACGCTGCGCTCCTTCGCGCTCGCCATCGTCGGGGCCGAGTACGTGCTCGGCTGGCTGCCGCGCGGCACGCACGACTGGGAGAAGTTCGTGACGCCGGACGAGCTCGCGCGCGCCATCCGGTCCGGTGGGCTCGACGTCACCGACACGGTCGGGGTCGCCTACAACCCGCTCACCGACGGCTGGCGCACGAGCCGCGACAAGGCGGTGAACTATATGGTCGCGGCCGAGCGGTCGGCGTGA
- a CDS encoding aspartate kinase has protein sequence MPRLVMKFGGTSVANVDRIRNVARHVAREVAAGYDVAVIVSAMSGKTNELVDWVKDANPLYDPREYDAVVASGELVTAGLLAIALQKDGVKARSWQGWQIPVVTSDAHGSARIAEIDPKNLEAGFAKGEVAVIAGFQGVHGETGRVTTLGRGGSDTSAVAVAAAIGAERCDIYTDVDGVYTTDPRIVPKARRMERVTFEEMLEMASLGAKVLQVRSVELAMVHRVPTTVRSSFDPPDAARPGTLICDEDDIVEQQIITGIAFSRDEAQITLRKVKDSPGVAAAIFGPLADANINVDMIIQTVSGDQSTTDMTFTVPSAEYERARKILDEARAQIGYAQIEGATDVVKVSAIGVGMRSHAGVAAKAFRALAEKGINIRAITTSEIKFSVLIDAAYTELAVRTLHSLYGLDQA, from the coding sequence ATGCCCCGTCTGGTGATGAAATTCGGCGGCACCTCCGTCGCCAACGTCGACCGTATCCGCAACGTGGCGCGCCACGTCGCCCGCGAGGTGGCGGCCGGCTACGACGTCGCCGTGATCGTCTCGGCCATGTCGGGCAAGACAAACGAGCTGGTCGATTGGGTCAAGGACGCGAACCCGCTCTACGATCCGCGCGAGTACGACGCCGTCGTCGCCTCGGGCGAGCTCGTCACCGCCGGCCTCCTGGCGATCGCTCTCCAGAAGGACGGGGTCAAGGCCCGTTCCTGGCAGGGCTGGCAGATCCCGGTCGTGACCTCGGACGCGCACGGTTCGGCCCGCATCGCCGAGATCGACCCCAAGAACCTCGAGGCGGGCTTCGCCAAGGGCGAGGTCGCGGTCATCGCCGGCTTCCAGGGGGTCCACGGCGAGACCGGCAGGGTGACGACGCTGGGCCGCGGCGGCTCCGACACCTCGGCGGTGGCCGTGGCGGCCGCGATCGGGGCCGAGCGCTGCGACATCTACACGGACGTGGACGGCGTCTACACCACCGACCCGCGCATCGTCCCGAAGGCCCGCCGCATGGAGCGGGTGACCTTCGAGGAGATGCTGGAGATGGCCTCGCTGGGCGCCAAGGTGCTGCAGGTCCGCTCGGTGGAGCTCGCCATGGTCCACCGGGTGCCGACCACGGTCCGGTCCTCCTTCGATCCGCCGGACGCCGCGCGCCCGGGCACCCTCATCTGCGACGAGGACGACATCGTGGAACAGCAGATCATCACCGGGATCGCCTTCTCCCGGGACGAGGCGCAGATCACCCTGCGCAAGGTCAAGGACAGCCCGGGCGTCGCCGCCGCCATCTTCGGGCCGCTGGCCGACGCCAACATCAACGTCGACATGATCATCCAGACCGTGTCGGGCGACCAGTCGACCACCGACATGACCTTCACGGTGCCGTCCGCCGAGTACGAGCGTGCCCGGAAGATCCTCGACGAGGCCCGCGCGCAGATCGGCTACGCGCAGATCGAGGGTGCCACCGACGTGGTGAAGGTGTCGGCGATCGGTGTCGGGATGCGCAGCCACGCGGGCGTCGCCGCCAAGGCGTTCCGGGCGCTCGCCGAGAAGGGTATCAACATCCGCGCGATCACCACTTCGGAGATCAAGTTCTCCGTGCTGATCGACGCCGCCTATACGGAGCTTGCCGTGCGCACGCTTCACTCGCTATACGGCCTGGATCAGGCCTGA